The following coding sequences lie in one Rutidosis leptorrhynchoides isolate AG116_Rl617_1_P2 chromosome 6, CSIRO_AGI_Rlap_v1, whole genome shotgun sequence genomic window:
- the LOC139855783 gene encoding uncharacterized protein produces MAEPPPSGNNISSDHLQTWILKVYIHCEGCKKKVFKVLQSIDGVYKTVIDSKQHKATVTGSVNGETLVQKLLKSGKHAQILPESFGPPAAAKSENDTGSQKKKKKQNNKNKQNDQVDDDDDDTEHIEIEESEFKDVMNDENDSKNDQEIVELPVFDGDGNGKGKGGGKKKKKKNKNKKGNNNNSENKAPQNGDIENDLESSMEKLNMDTPSNQTAYATPYDVPAYHNYYPIPAYGMSYNTSYPSTESSYYTPPVYGYAQSHPSGFNSVRPPISYYGRSAFDDVIDEGGDRRFCVVM; encoded by the exons ATGGCAGAACCACCTCCTTCCGGCAACAACATCTCCTCTGATCACCTTCAG ACATGGATATTGAAAGTTTACATTCATTGTGAAGGATGTAAGAAGAAAGTATTCAAAGTACTCCAGAGCATCGATG gtgtGTATAAGACCGTAATTGATTCAAAACAACACAAAGCAACCGTTACTGGATCCGTTAACGGCGAAACACTCGTCCAGAAGCTTCTAAAATCCGGTAAGCACGCACAAATTTTACCCGAGAGTTTTGGACCTCCGGCCGCTGCGAAATCGGAAAACGATACCGGAAgtcaaaaaaagaagaaaaaacagAACAACAAAAACAAACAGAATGatcaagttgatgatgatgatgatgatactgaaCATATCGAAATTGAGGAATCGGAATTTAAAGATGTAATGAATGACGAAAACGATTCCAAAAACGATCAGGAAATAGTTGAGCTACCTGTTTTTGACGGTGACGGTAACGGTAAAGGTAAAGGTGGCGgcaaaaagaagaaaaagaaaaataaaaataaaaaaggaaataataataatagtgagaaTAAGGCGCCACAAAATGGCGATATAGAGAATGATCTAGAAAGTTCGATGGAGAAATTGAATATGGATACACCGAGTAATCAAACGGCGTATGCAACGCCGTACGATGTACCGGCGTATCATAACTACTACCCTATTCCGGCATACGGAATGAGTTACAATACATCGTACCCGAGTACTGAATCGTCATATTATACTCCACCTGTGTACGGATACGCTCAATCACATCCGTCGGGTTTTAATTCAGTGCGACCACCTATATCGTATTATGGTAGGAGCGCATTTGATGATGTTATTGATGAAGGTGGGGATAGAAGGTTTTGTGTTGTTATGTGA